CCACGCAAATTGTTTCAGCTGTTTCAATACAAGAAATCATTAATACTAGCATTATGAAATAatctgataaaaaaaaacaaaacataagagAACTCCAAGAACTATTACATCAAGCTGAAGTGTTTACTACGATAGCACTACTGTACAAGTATGCATCTCGTTAAGATAGGGAATACTAACCTACCTTGCTCCTTGACTGAGGAAATCAAAATTACAAAGTTCTATAATTTGCACATGCAACCTTCCATGAGCAATAGCATGTTTCTAGCAGCCTCTATTTGGTTATGCACAGAACTTTAATATCATATATGAAATAATAGATACCTTCTTTCTAACGAATATACACATAATGCAATACTTGAAGCAAAAACTTAATAGCCAATGCAAACAGTTTGTCAAATCAATATATCATACTGGTCATACAACAAGcactcaaaaagaaaaaaatcacaAGACAATCTGCAACAAAATGCTAACTAATCCCAAtcgagtaaaaaaaaattttcagtCAAGAAGAAACAAACCCTGTACCTACAATTTTACCCCCATAAATTTAGCTCCATCAAGATTAGAAACAAAAACAGTATGGATACTCTGAAATCACACATCATGTAAACCATTGCTATATATGCATACAAAAAAGATAGCTAACCTTTGCAAATATTCCTTGAACAGAGACTACTTCCAGGCACTTGAATAGAAGCTTGAGAACTGGTGCCTGATTCTGGCTCGACCCCACCCTCCACCCCCTGCACATGCATTTGAAAAGTGGCTGATTGCTATTCGGTATCATAATTTTCCCCATCATCAGAAAGCTCATCAAATGAACGAATGTCAAGCTGGTAACGAAGAACGCCGCCAATTCCACCAAAACCTCTACAAAACTGTGACCCCTCTTGAGATTTATTTGTGACAAACTCAAGCGTGCATCCAAACTTTTTGTACTCGTTGGCAAACCACTCAAGCAGTGACATCTTTTCCTGAACTTCCAGCTCAGCATTAGTCTCTGCATCCCGGAAATTACTCTGATCATTGTCTTGCTCCTTGctcaaatgttttataatgatTTCACCAGTTGCGCTATTCTTGAGAACATATCGGCTAATGTCCAAATTTTCCCAAACAATCAAGATTTCCACAGCACCCATGTCCAAAGCTTTCAAAGTATCATCGACACCAAAGACATATTTTCCTGTATCCTGACTTATTTCCTCAAAGTACTTCCCAATTAGACGTTTCTCTTGTATGAACTTCACATTAGCCAGAATTTCAGCAGACAACTCAATAGCCTGATTGAAACCATTTTCACCCCCATAGGAAACATCGACCACGTTCAAGATTTTTGCCTGAAGACGTTGGTCAAACATATCAGATTGACTGAGCTCGGTTTTGAAATCAGCAGACCCAGCAAGTATAAGCCCAGAAACATTCGGTTGACTAGTAGCAGGGTTGATGTAGAACTGAGTTGCAAGCTCTGCAGTCTTCCTAACATAATTGTGACGCTTTTCCATTCGAAGACGAGCAAACCGAAGAGCTGATTGCCCTCCTCTTCCGTGTTTCTTGGGCAAATCAACAGTGAACTTGTGCAAAACCTCTCGAGTATTACCACTTAACGTCCCGAAAAGAGTGCCATTTCCATCCATAACTATAAAGCCAAACTTGTCATCAGATTCCAACAGCTCACTGAGAGGTTCAGTGTGGAACTTGTTATCACAGAGATAAAGAGATGCATTGATAGGCCTGAAAGGTTCGAAGTCAAATGTAACCTTCTTCTCTTTCCCGTCATCTGTGACTATTGTTCCAGTGTAGAGCACAAGTCCATTGGGAGGGACCTTATTGTAGAGCTTGAGCCTTTGCTGGGCAGATGTTATGGCACCTAAAACAGACTGACGATTCACCCTGCTCTTAATATTTGAAGCAGTTCCAAATTCATCACCAAGCATCTTCGTGACTCGGGAAATTTGATCACGTGGAGGCATAATCAGAGAAATCATGCTTGTTCCATTTCCTCTTGCAGCTTCAAGTGCTTTTATAAGCTTCTTAATCTTCCATATTTCAATGTTCTTATCAGTTTCCTGAGCATCCGACATTGTACCGAAATTGCCTGCCAATAGCAAAAGGAACATGAGAAACCATAGACGTAGATAAAAATGCTATATTATGAAAAACAAGTTACATTTAGAAGCATGGTCATGTAGACaataatttatcataaaaaaaataatattggcAACTAAGTTGAATATATGCATTATGCAACCAAACCCATCTTCAAAATAGTATGCATATAAGTGACAACAGAATTTATGCAAATTGCAATAGTTACTGCACCCATACATAAACCGATGCACATTTCTTTAGAAATATTGTGTTCtaacaatagaaaacaaaagCATTATCAACTTAAATATCAAGTTTTTCATTCCGGTCATCTGCATGTAGTTGCAACATTAAAGTACATAAAGCAGGATCCCTGATGGTGAAATTATTGTATGAGCTATGACCACAACGCCAAAATAGCGTTTCCATCTACAATATAACCGTATCTTTTCAATTGCATTTTCATCAAATGGTATAAGCATGCATCAAACCAATCTAATTGTACCGATCAATAACTCATCCGTATACAAAATACAAGAAAACATATGTATCAACTACTTCATATAGTGACATCATAAAAccagatataaaaaaaagtaacacaATACGTTCACATGCttagtaaaaagtaaaaactgaTTTCTCCAAACAATAGCATACTATTAATACAGTTTCTCAATCTCTCAACGAAGAATATAGAATTTGTTTCCGATAACCCGTAACCACAAATTCAACACAAAAGTAAACATAAAGACTAATTAGAACAAGCCCAAGACTCGTCGTACTCAACACAACGCAAAGCCGCGCATATCTCTCGAAAGAAGTGTATGCAAAAAATTACCCCTCAATCCCATTTTAATTGTGTTATTTTGACTGGtaagtctttttcttccgactttgcctgtaaatatctttgtatgtgttatatattagatGATGAATgctatatcaatgaaaaatacgtTTTATacgtttaaaactcaatcaattcatatatgttgtatcaagtgttatatagcacaaacaaagatatttacggtcaaagttgaaagaaaaagactcaaaaagtcaaattaggacacttaatatgggacggagggaaaGAGCCTGATATCATATCGGCCTGGATCGTTCCAAGACTTATTAACCATTGagctatatataaatttgatctatatataaatccatatatatatatatatagatgttagcattttcattatatttatttataaataaaaatacgaATTTCCAGTATGTAAgttatattacatataacataaatTAATTTGATGAGTCTTAAATAATTTTGACTAGATAAACTAATCTTGTTTAAACAAATTGATAACCTAATAGTAATTGATTgatctaaataaaaaaatattttttttaacaataataataattgattgatctaaaaacacataattatacttcatatacatctatatataaatatgaaatcaaatactaattgataacaaaatataacaGGATAAGCTAACAGATCTGAAGaatattaaacaaaatttattttcacatcaataatcaataaatcatatcatatatatatatatagatctctacaacatgtatatatctatatatataataggtaCAAGTAAGAATACAGATCTGATAGAGATAAAAAAGATGCTTACTGGAAAAAGGAGAAAAGAAGAATAAGATGATCGTGTGGCGGAGCGATAGACTAGAGAGCGATAATAAGGTTTTATGGGCGGCTGAAACCCTAAAATTAACTAGCTCTCAACTTTTATCGACCCacaccaaaaaaaatatatatttcaaaactgaatattttaatattttaaataaatatttagccccatgatttttatagttaaaaaaaagtatgtgacaGATTTTCACAACTTAAgcgcctaacagcctcatattttcttttctcaatatatatatatatatatatggaaaaagggaatataaggttgtccaacacctaagcttaggtgtagaacccctaagatactaatattttattattttttgtttaatgaataaatacatgaccccataatttttatagattaaaaaaacaatatgtgagtgttccacatctaagcttagatacccaaCAGTCTTATATTGTCatccctcatatatatatatatatatatatatttgtagataCGTCAATACTTTATATTTGTAGATAcgtcaaaagaaacaaaaaagaaatgtAACTTTCGTTCATGCGGTTTTCAAAAAGCACATTTTTCATCCATGTCattaaaaatgagtttttttcATCCATGTGGTGTAATTATTGTTAACACTTCCGACATACAAGTTACGTGAAGGGTATTTTTATCTTTCTGAAAATGGTGGATGCCGATAAAGATGGTGGGTATTAAATAAACATGTTATGTTTTCCATCTCGTCTCGTTGatgtttcaaaataaaatataataaagacATAGATGAAGATGGTATTCGGAGTTTATGTATGAGTTTGaaagttttttgaaaagaaaaaagatattataGAAGTTAAGATTATGGATTTTATCtcacgagagtaagtacccgcgcgttgcggcgatgagatggtgggggtgatagctaggtcagagagtgtgatagtcaaatgtctacggcctccgccctcggatttaaaaattcgtcgaaagtatatcgaatgacatctctaatgaaagagcatgaaattttaagaacccccatacaatttttataatttatcgacgtatgatttttgtgataaaagattttaaatgaattggaggaataaatgatttatgaaggagagagaaaaaagatgattggttgagatttgaggagagagaaagggtattatgattattttagataaatatagaatagatgagagagGTATTTtagggatgtacttaaaatcaatattgaaaatttcaactcaatgttgaaaatctaaaagaaatctgttttataatatagtatagatatatgtcaatgtttttgtttttataagatGGATTTGTTGTAAAAACGAGTAATTAGGGAGATTGAACAACAAATAGGAAAGAATCAAGAAGTTGAAATGACAAAAATGCCTTTCACCCgctgtgtgtgtggggggggggggggggggggacaaGGGTTCACGAAGGGACAAAAGAACTTAACGGAAGTCATACCACGAGATGAAAAAAGGTTATTTGTAACGGTAGATATGAAAATTCAGGTTTTTCAATAAAAGTAATCTACTAGGTATATCAATTCAGCAAATCAAGTTTTATTAGGGTTATTACATCTCATACTTATTACGAATTCATCAACCTCTTTAAGTGATATcccataaataatattaatgaattaatataaaagatatatccATCAACATCTAAAATAAATATGCcatcttatttttcatcaatcATATTGGTACTTATAACATCTAACTTAGATCCTTATAAAGGTAAATCAGGGATGATTTGTGTGTTTTTACGTAGGAGTGTAAACGAGTCAAACCAAGCCTAATATTGACAGTGCTTAAGGCTCGAGCTTGAAAACGTTTTAGATCCCGAGCTCAGCTCTTGATGTATTAagaaagctcgagctcgactcgaaatCGACTTGTttgtcaaaaaataataataataaacgaGAAGCTCGATCTCGAGCTTGGTAAGCGAACTAAGTTCAATTATGTGAAGCTCATgaaaataactaatttacactCGACTCGATTAGTATTTGAAAACTCAATTagtataatatgtatgtatatataaaaatgattatattattatattatctaTGAAAACTCGTTTTATGTATTCGAAGTTCGACCTCGGGCTTGATTACTAAAAGAGTCAATAGTTAATCTCAAATTCGACTCGAGTTCGTTTAGGCTCGCCTTGAAACGAGTTTTTTTTACAAATCAAATTCGAATAGTTCTCGAATAAGCTTGACTCATAAACACAcctagtttttataaaaattgaggGACCGAAAATATAAGTTACTCTtacaaaatttgttttgaaagCATTTATGTTAGATGTTACTATAAGCATATAGGTAcgttggtgttatatatatatatatatacaaaaccttatatatagtcgtttagcacatgtgaacaaaaaacgtgatcaAATTTATTCActagttcacaaaaggctattttgaaggtttcttaaaaaagtttcttctacaacatacattttttatattatttcacatgtgaatgaaaaaaaaatgtgaacaaatacatatttaagagttcttatggttcttacaaaaaaaatggtttttagGTGTAcacataaataagaaaaaaaaatcatgatttCATCAACTTCACATGTGACGACTTTATTATATTTTCGAGATATACACAAGTGTAACAAACGTTTTTTCATCATGTTCACATGTGACGACTTTATTATATATTCGAGGTGTACACAGATGTATATTTGATTTACACgtgtaaacatttttatttatttcttttgaaatttgtttttcaCATATGATGTAACATTTTTTGGTAAGTATAATTCTCTGTAAGGATTAGGATCTACTTATAGAAGTATAAcatgttaaaaatatgtaacaTATGTCATATCACAATAGTGATACTAATATGATATTTTTTGAACGTTAATACTAATatgatattaatattaagatactaatatagtaatagaacattaaaaaaaatgcatttaaaaaacattatagCAACtgttttttacaaataaaaagcgttaaaaaaatatatatatgatttatgatAATCAAAATTCATAATATGGGTAGTTACAAATTCTGCTGAGATATTCACGCTGCCTTTATTTCATTTGATAATTAATgtatttgtatttaaaaaaagacCATACTATCTttacttattttaattaaatttcaatTCTCACAGTTTTCGACAATTTTGGAGttctaatcatatatatatatatataatttctaatTTGATGGGTATACACAAACATGcctaaatattaaaagttaagaTTAAGAAAATAGATGAGTAAACAAAGACATATGTCAATACCaactttcaaatatttttttagcaTATCAAATTAGTCATACATGATTACAATAAATatgtatctaccaatatatatatatatatatatatatatatatataataaagttcTAAATTCATTTATAAACATATAGGAACCTTAGATGAATTCCAAACTTTaatttataaccattagatcaaatttaattatttcaactttgttaaataacaatattaatacttatatttaatatgattaGATAAAAGATACCCTCTCAAATCTCAatgattataaatatttaatatatatgttgagATTCTGATTGATATGTGTAATCGACTAtgctttctttcttccttttaaatttattgGCATATTACTTTTAATTAGCTTCCACTTTCACAAATTCAAAACTTAACACAATTTTCACAACTTTAAAACATGCATGTATACTCAAATGATAATCTGAGAattattaaaggaaaaaaaaagttgaagtaacaatatcaataaaacaacacaaagttcaaacataattaattaattacatacataaaatGCACCACCCAAAATAATAACGCATGTATCTGATTGAGAATTAAAACTATACAtgaatttataaagttatataacttttgatgtCAGTTTAtatggaacaaaaaaaaattgattggcTACAATGATATAGAGTTTTCTAACATTCGTTGCAAAACAAATTCATTGAGCCTATGTAGTACACATTTACGTTTGAAATGTGTTGCCATTAATTTAGGGATAATCTGTTGATgggaaataaaatttaaatagaatttaaattattatatgatttttgtggcatgacatcataaattaaatatttttaataaaattaatgaatGGAAGGGTCTTAATACTGCCAAGTAGGATTGATGTAGGAGATATTTTAGGAAGGGACTTGATTTTATATAATAGAAAGATTGACTACTAATAGTAaaaataatgttaaaagttcGTTTTACGTAGGGGTGTTCACGGTTTGATTTTTACCCGGTTAAACTGtaaaccgaaccgtttaaaaaaccgaataaaagcaaaccgtttttgaatttggttttgggtttggtttgtaaccgaaaccgaattatatattcggattttggtttggttatgggtAAAGGATAATGA
The Erigeron canadensis isolate Cc75 chromosome 2, C_canadensis_v1, whole genome shotgun sequence DNA segment above includes these coding regions:
- the LOC122586848 gene encoding eukaryotic peptide chain release factor subunit 1-3-like — encoded protein: MSDAQETDKNIEIWKIKKLIKALEAARGNGTSMISLIMPPRDQISRVTKMLGDEFGTASNIKSRVNRQSVLGAITSAQQRLKLYNKVPPNGLVLYTGTIVTDDGKEKKVTFDFEPFRPINASLYLCDNKFHTEPLSELLESDDKFGFIVMDGNGTLFGTLSGNTREVLHKFTVDLPKKHGRGGQSALRFARLRMEKRHNYVRKTAELATQFYINPATSQPNVSGLILAGSADFKTELSQSDMFDQRLQAKILNVVDVSYGGENGFNQAIELSAEILANVKFIQEKRLIGKYFEEISQDTGKYVFGVDDTLKALDMGAVEILIVWENLDISRYVLKNSATGEIIIKHLSKEQDNDQSNFRDAETNAELEVQEKMSLLEWFANEYKKFGCTLEFVTNKSQEGSQFCRGFGGIGGVLRYQLDIRSFDELSDDGENYDTE